In Musa acuminata AAA Group cultivar baxijiao chromosome BXJ2-10, Cavendish_Baxijiao_AAA, whole genome shotgun sequence, a genomic segment contains:
- the LOC135625567 gene encoding trafficking protein particle complex II-specific subunit 120 homolog isoform X2 translates to MLAGSPIDANAHYSTAIELARLTGDIFWHAGAMEGSVCALLVDRMDHKDPLLEEEVKYRYYNVIQLYRRSYLQDNAQRVSTVSFELEAALKLARYLCRRELAKEVVDLLMSAADGAKSLIDASDRLILYVEIARLFGTLGYQRKAAFFSRQVAQLYLQQDNACAAMSAMQVLTMTSNAYHVQSRRNSQKMCPSSQDLGASHGDGGKMHPLSIVSLFESQWSTIQMVVLREILMSSVRAGDPLAAWSAAARLLRSFYPLITPAGQSGLASSLTNSAERLPSGTRCADPALPFIRLHSFPLHPSQTDIIKRNPQKKEWWTGSAPSGPFIYTPFSKGTISDCNKQELTWIVGEPVQVLVELANPCSFDLMVESIYLSVHSGNFDAFPVSVSLPPNTSKVILLSGIPTKVGAVSIPGCIVHCFGVITEHLFRDVDNLLLGASQGLVLSDPFRCCGSTKPKNMSAPNISVVPPLPLLVSHVVGGNGSTILYEGEIRDIWTSLTNAGTVPIEQAHIALSGKNQDSVISIAHDVLLSSLPLKPGGEVTIPVTVKAWQLSLTDSEFDASKSSSGSARRISKEGSSPLLVIYYAGPWTSPDESNGSGNSVPPGRRLVVPLNVCVLQGLRFVRARLLSMEFPARVSEALPKQIYGENGITEELKSVNQNDSLVKIDPYRGSWGLRLLELELSNPTDVVFEVNVTMQLDSQQSEHGMANFSNEDIDFGYRKTRIDRDYSARVLIPMEHFKLPVLDASFFSKDAQVNNLLGNRFSSTSERNAKAELNASINNLISKIKVRWHSGRNSSGELNIKDATQAALQASIMDILLPDPLTFGFRLGENGTASENIVSPEESSISDNPPGQPGSRNVARAKGSVLAHEMTRMEVIIRNNTKERIKMSLNVSCRDVAGENCIEGNKATVLWAGTLSDISLEAPPLQDITHSFALYFLVPGDYTLLAAAVINDATDVLRARAKSDSSDEPIFCRGSPFHVHVVGTA, encoded by the exons GCGTGAACTTGCTAAGGAGGTTGTCGACTTGTTGATGAGTGCTGCTGATGGTGCAAAGTCCCTGATTGATGCAAGTGATCGCTTAATATTATATGTTGAAATAGCAAGATTGTTTGGAACTCTTGGCTATCAACGGAAGGCAGCCTTCTTTTCACGACAAGTAGCTCAATTGTACTTGCAGCAGGATAATGCCTGTGCTGCTATGAGTGCTATGCAAGTTTTGACTATGACTTCAAATGCTTATCACGTCCAAAGTAGAAGGAACAGCCAAAAGATGTGTCCATCATCCCAA GATCTTGGAGCAAGTCATGGTGATGGCGGAAAAATGCACCCTTTATCAATAGTCTCCTTGTTTGAGTCTCAGTGGAGCACCATACAAATGGTTGTTTTGAGAGAGATACTGATGTCCTCTGTTCGTGCTGGTGATCCTCTTGCTGCATGGAGTGCTGCAGCTCGTTTACTTAGATCATTTTATCCGCTCATTACGCCTGCTGGTCAGAGTGGGCTTGCAAGCTCACTTACAAACTCTGCAGAAAGACTTCCATCAGGCACACGCTGTGCCGATCCTGCCCTTCCTTTTATcag GTTGCATTCGTTTCCTCTCCATCCTTCACAAACAGATATCATAAAGCGCAATCCACAAAAAAAGGAGTGGTGGACTGGTTCAGCACCTTCTGGACCATTTATTTACACTCCTTTCAGCAAGGGGACCATCTCTGATTGCAATAAACAAGAGCTTACATGGATTGTAGGAGAACCAGTTCAGGTTTTAGTGGAATTGGCAAATCCATGTAGCTTTGACCTTATGGTTGAAAGTATTTATCTCTCAGTTCATTCTGGAAACTTTGATGCTTTTCCTGTAAGTGTGAGTCTGCCACCTAATACTTCCAAGGTGATCTTATTGTCTGGGATTCCAACAAAAGTTGGAGCAGTTTCAATACCAGGATGCATTGTCCATTGCTTTGGTGTCATTACAGAGCACCTATTCAGGGATGTTGACAACTTACTTCTTGGGGCATCACAGGGCCTTGTTCTTTCTGACCCTTTCAGATGCTGTGGCTCTACCAAACCAAAAAACATGTCCGCACCAAACATATCTGTGGTGCCCCCTCTACCTCTGCTAGTTTCCCACGTGGTAGGAGGGAATGGTTCTACCATCTTGTATGAAGGTGAAATTCGTGATATTTGGACAAGTCTAACGAATGCTGGGACTGTACCAATTGAGCAAGCACACATTGCATTATCAGGGAAAAACCAGGATTCTGTTATTTCAATTGCACATGATGTTCTGTTATCATCTCTTCCTCTGAAACCTGGTGGAGAAGTGACTATTCCAGTAACTGTAAAAGCATGGCAGCTGAGCTTGACGGATTCTGAATTTGATGCTAGCAAGAGCTCCTCTGGAAGTGCACgaagaatatccaaggaaggaagCAGCCCGTTGTTGGTTATTTATTATGCAG GTCCATGGACAAGTCCTGATGAATCAAATGGCAGTGGCAATTCTGTGCCACCAGGAAGGCGCTTAGTTGTCCCATTAAATGTGTGTGTTCTTCAGGGCTTGCGCTTTGTAAGGGCACGCTTGCTCTCAATGGAATTTCCTGCACGTGTGAGCGAGGCACTTCCTAAGCAAATTTATGGTGAGAATGGTATAACTGAAGAACTAAAATCAGTGAACCAAAATGACAGTTTGGTTAAGATTGATCCATATAGAGGAAGTTGGGGTTTGCGACTTCTTGAACTAGAACTGTCTAATCCCACAGATGTAGTCTTTGAGGTCAATGTCACAATGCAGTTGGATAGTCAACAGAGTGAGCATGGCATGGCAAATTTCAGTAATGAAGACATTGACTTTGGGTACCGTAAAACCAGAATTGATCGTGACTATTCTGCAAGAGTGTTAATACCCATGGAGCATTTCAAACTACCTGTTCTTGATGCTTCCTTCTTTTCAAAAGATGCTCAAGTCAATAATCTTCTAGGAAATAGATTTTCTAGCACATCAGAAAGGAATGCAAAGGCTGAGCTGAATGCTTCCATCAACAATTTAATATCCAAAATAAAAGTGAGATGGCATTCAGGACGAAATAGCTCAGGAGAGTTGAACATCAAAGATGCCACTCAAGCAGCATTGCAAGCATCAATCATGGATATATTACTGCCGGACCCTTTAACCTTTGGTTTCAGGTTGGGTGAAAATGGAACTGCATCAGAAAATATTGTTTCTCCTGAAGAGTCCAGTATATCAGACAATCCCCCTGGCCAGCCTGGTAGTAGGAATGTTGCAAGAGCTAAAGGTTCTGTCTTGGCTCACGAGATGACTCGTATGGAGGTCATCATTCGGAATAACACAAAGGAAAGGATTAAAATGAGCCTTAATGTTTCATGCAGAGATGTAGCAGGAGAGAATTGCATTGAAGGAAATAAAGCAACTGTTCTATGGGCTG GTACCCTCAGTGATATCAGTCTGGAGGCTCCTCCACTCCAAGATATAACACATTCCTTTGCCCTGTACTTTCTTGTGCCAGGGGATTACACACTTCTTGCAGCTGCCGTCATAAATGACGCAACCGATGTCCTGAGGGCTCGTGCAAAATCGGACTCATCTGATGAGCCAATATTTTGTCGTGGATCCCCATTTCATGTCCATGTTGTCGGGACTGCCTAA